A stretch of the Mycolicibacterium celeriflavum genome encodes the following:
- a CDS encoding L,D-transpeptidase: MSTGEPLPSFNRRRALTALAVGVVAPGALAACMAESDEPSAQEAPEAPTLNFKPANDATDISPTEPAGVEVSNGWFQRIALTNPEGKAVAGVLNRDRTEFTVTEPLGYGAEYTWKGSVVGRDGKAVQVDGSFSTINPSTQVSGQFQLADGQVVGVAAPIIIQFDASISDKATVEKALKVTTEPPVEGSWAWLPDEVGGSRVHWRTREYYPAGTKVHVDAKLYGVPFGDDAYGAQDATLSFEIGRRQVVKAEASSHRIQVLDANGAVIMDFPCSYGEGDLDRNVTRSGIHVVTEKYEDFWMTNPAAGYANIHERWAVRISNNGEFIHANPASLGSQGSSNVTNGCINLSEGDAEQYFRTAVYGDPVEVTGTRIELSYADGDIWDWVVPWDEWKAMSALSDANAPDLPNTAPATPSGAPQPVNGRPGR, encoded by the coding sequence CGCTGGCCGCGTGCATGGCGGAGAGCGACGAACCGTCCGCGCAGGAGGCCCCCGAAGCGCCCACGCTGAACTTCAAGCCGGCCAACGACGCCACCGACATCTCGCCGACCGAGCCCGCTGGCGTCGAGGTCAGCAACGGCTGGTTCCAGCGGATCGCCCTGACCAACCCCGAGGGCAAGGCCGTCGCGGGCGTACTCAACCGCGACCGCACCGAGTTCACGGTCACCGAACCGCTCGGCTACGGCGCCGAGTACACCTGGAAAGGCTCGGTCGTCGGCCGCGACGGCAAGGCGGTGCAGGTCGACGGTTCGTTCTCCACGATCAACCCCAGCACGCAGGTCAGCGGGCAGTTCCAGCTCGCCGACGGTCAGGTCGTCGGGGTGGCCGCCCCGATCATCATCCAGTTCGACGCCTCGATCAGCGACAAGGCGACGGTGGAGAAGGCGCTCAAGGTCACCACAGAGCCGCCGGTCGAGGGCAGCTGGGCGTGGCTGCCCGATGAGGTCGGCGGGTCCCGCGTGCACTGGCGCACCCGCGAGTACTACCCGGCGGGCACCAAGGTGCACGTCGACGCCAAGCTCTACGGCGTGCCGTTCGGCGACGACGCCTACGGCGCGCAGGACGCGACGCTGAGCTTCGAGATCGGCCGTCGCCAGGTCGTCAAGGCCGAGGCGTCGTCGCACCGCATCCAGGTCCTCGACGCCAACGGCGCGGTGATCATGGACTTCCCGTGCAGCTACGGCGAGGGCGACCTGGACCGCAACGTCACCCGCAGCGGCATCCACGTCGTCACCGAGAAGTACGAGGACTTCTGGATGACCAACCCGGCGGCTGGCTACGCCAACATCCACGAGCGGTGGGCCGTGCGTATCTCCAACAACGGCGAGTTCATCCACGCCAACCCGGCCAGCCTGGGTTCGCAGGGCAGCAGCAACGTCACCAACGGCTGCATCAACCTGTCCGAGGGCGACGCCGAGCAGTACTTCCGCACCGCTGTCTACGGTGATCCGGTCGAGGTCACCGGCACCCGCATCGAGCTGTCCTACGCCGACGGCGACATCTGGGACTGGGTGGTGCCGTGGGATGAGTGGAAGGCGATGTCGGCGCTGTCGGACGCGAACGCACCGGACTTGCCGAACACCGCGCCCGCGACGCCGTCGGGTGCGCCGCAACCGGTCAACGGCCGCCCCGGCCGCTGA